TTGCAAGATGTGAGCACTGGCCCATTTGCCGTTGGTGAGGCCGATGTCAAGGCTATGGCTCAAACCATGGCGTTCATCACTTTCATCACCAATAATAAGAACGACCCGCTTACGCAGACCTTCAATGCTATCTGGAAAGATACATCCAAGCCACAAGTCACGCCCGTGAACAAGTTCTTTGCTCAGCATGAGCAATACAAGAGCTGTACGTTTGCCACGTACATGATGGGTATCACATACACAGCCGAGCAACCTGAGTCCAAAGGCAAGCCTATGGACCAGGCCTTGTACTCACTGAGTACTCTCGCGACGCTTCTGGGCGCAACATGGCCAGAGTTTCTTCCGGATATTGTGGTGACCAAGTTTACTTGCAATACCAATAATGATATCCTCGCTCTTCAAGCCGGGATAgacctgaagaagctgcctGCTCAGTCAGATGAGGCACTGCAGTTCTTCGGGTCACTGTTCAACGTCCAGCATCTCCAGGTCTCAGTCATGTTTAATTACGCTGTGGGCTTGAACATATTTGGCACTCGTCTGTccatcagccttgatgctATGCATGTACCCTTTGGAGACGCGGGAACCTTGAACATCAATAAGCCCACTGCCACCATTGACATCAACCCACTGTTCAAGTTTGTTGTCTTCACCGTTACTGGCGAAATTCCGTTTAATATATTCGGCAACAAGTTTGAGGCAGATTTGTCTATGACCATCGACAACATTGAGGCCGCCTTTGGTGTAGTCATCAAAGGAGACAAGAGTCCATTACCGGCACCACCAGTCATGAAGGGCGTGCACTTTGACTCCTTTGGCGTtggcatcggcatcatctttgaGCCTCCAAGTGCTGCTATTGGCTTATCAGGTCAACTGCACATCGGTGACGCTGGTAACAACACCATCGTGCCACTTGACGATGACTCGTTCGTGGTTGTCTGCCAGTTGATAGAGGAGGTGCCGAACCCGCTATACATCTCCTTCTACGTGCCCAAGATGCACCTCACGGATGTGTATACAGTCTTCACAAACGCTCAGTGCCCTGTGGACGTACCGGTGTTATTCTCCGACCTTTCCTTCCAGTGGTCTGAGAACCCCATGGAACCTGTCGTGTTGCCCGACGGATCCCTTTCCAACATGGGCTACGGCTTCAGCGCAGCAGCTGAcatctttggctttgacttcTACGGCGACGTGgaacttgatcttgccaacGGCGTGAAAGCTGACATTGAGATGTCACCCTTGTCGCTTGGTAATATATTCTCGATTAAGGGAGATGGCACCGGCGTCAGCTTGAAGGTGGATGCTAATGGAAACCCCATTAAGAACAACCAGATAATCACCAAGGCGGCTCAGAAACAGGCTCTCCAAAATGCTACGATGAAACAGATGGTGCCTCCGGGTGGCGCAGTCCTGAAGATTCAGACGCTCGCCTCACCCTTTCTGCACCTGAACGGTGCTATCAATTTGTTCGAGGTCGAGAATTGGCATCTGGATGCTGATATCACCTCGGGCGGCATCAAGTTCGACGTGGGCTTTGGAGGCATCTTGACTTCCAACATGAGCTGCACACTGTCCGATTTCCACAACCTAGCAGCCTCATTCCAATACGGCCTCAACGACACTATTTCGCTACCCTCAATCGGCGGAATAAGTCTCGGATCTTTGCTTTTGCAAGCGCTGGTCGGTGCGCACTTTGCACTAAACACAAGCTCGTCAGATATCGCCCTGTCGGTTGGGGGTAGCTTCGATTTCGAAGGCCTGACGCGCAATTTTGGCGACTTCACAGCTGACGTCAACATCTCAAGCGTAAGCGATCTACTCAACGCTATTCTTAACAACATCGAGAGCAACGCCAGCCAGATATTCAGTGACCTGTTAAACCAAGCCGGCGCTTGGGCCAACAAGGTCCAACAGACTGTCATCACAGGTGTTGAGAACGTCGCAAGCGTCTTGCAAACTGCCTTCAACCAAGACGCCAACGAAGCAGCCACTACTATGAAACAAGCAGGTTTCGCCGCCAACACTATAGCAGATGGTCTGAAAACTGCCTATGGCTTGTCTGCCACCGCTGTTGCGCAAACCCTGCAGCAGGCAGGATTCGCTGCTCAAGAAGTGGCGTCGGCTTTGCAGAGTACGTTTGGCAATGATGCTAAGATGATAGCATCGGCTATTCAGACGGCGTACGGTTGGAGTGCTGACCAGATTAACGGCTTGTTGGGTGATATTGGTTTCAGCGCTGATCAGATCGGCCAGGCGTTCCAACAGCTCGGGGGAGAATTTGAAGATATTGGAAATAAGATTCTGCATGGCCTTGATCCTTCGAACTGGCCGAACCCatttggtggcggtggtatTTTTGGTGGGGGCGGCATCTTTGGTGGCGGGTTTCCCTAGGATGTTATTTGAGGTGAACAGGGGCTTCGTAATTGTTGTCATGTGTGCCTTGTCAAACTTGTGTTGCTCTATCCTGATTTATTTAGAACAAGCAACATATGTTAAGCAGTTTTCAAGTATAGCAAAGTACACGCAGTGGTTAAATATGGTGAAATGATTTCTTCGTGTTAGTTTAACTTGGaaatgaagaaaaaaagaataTCCTGATGATATATAATACTGGGAATGTTTGCCATCAGCTCAGTTCCATCTTATTCATACTAACAGCCAGCTGTTATTTACTCGAATAAGTCCACCGTAGTCCATACTATAGAAGCTAGCCTTTACCACGACCATTCCACTTGAGCAAGCTCAATACTCCTCATAGTTTTCCTAGATAGACCACGTCTGTGCAGCGGCCTTTGCCAAAGCACCATTCGAGCCATCCTTAACAACACCATAAGTAGCCTCATCCGTCCAAAACTCATAGTCATTTGCCTTGTTACCAGGCTTGCTGATCTGCCAGGGCATCCACGGCacaccaagaccattgaaCACGTCGATATGCTGACCGACCGTGGTAGACTTACTGCTCCCAGTAGCACCGAACTCCTCAAAGagcatgagcttgttggcgCTCTTTGCGTGCTGCAGCGCAACTggacccttgttcttgaattCGTTGACGCCCGAATACGAGTGGATTGTGACGAGGTCCAAGGCCTTGCAAGCCCAGTTCTCTGCAACATCTGAGTTGGGGAACTCATTACCGCCACCTATGACCTTGGGTTAGTGATAGAAGGGTAGCTCAGTGAGAGTGATGACTTACCAGTGGAGATTAGAACCTTGCTGCTACCCATAATGCCCCGCATGAAGCCAGCTCGATCGCACCACCACGACGGATGAGGCGGAACATTGTTGTTCAAATGGCCCTGCCCTTCATTCTGGATATTGAACGCAAAGATATGGCTGTTTAGATCTTTCCAGGCGGGACTTCCGCTGATAAGTGTATTCTTATGTTCAAGAACATGACGGATACGATTCTGGAAATCGGAAATACAGTTCTTGTCCGAGTACCAGAACTCGACGTTGTTGGCACTAGCGGGCTGAGTGTTGCAGTCTACTGCAGGCAGCTTGTACTTGTACACATAGGCATCGCTTCCCCAGCAACCGAGCTGGTACCGATCATGGATCGCgatggtgagcttgatgccTCTGGCTTGTGCTTCTACCATGAGTTGATCTATGGCTTTGAGCTGGGTGTCGTCCCAAACACCTACGGTCTGGGGCTCGATGTCAGGCATTGCGATTGAGCCAGTGTTCTTGGCGTTCTGGCCAGTTGCCGAAATGAAGATTCGTAGGACCTTCAGATTTGcattcttgatggcgtcCAGGACTTCCAATCGATCCTGCCTGTATGGACGTCAGTTTGTAACATTATTGGTGCGTGGAAGAGGTGAATCTTACTGCTTGAAAGcatggaggaagaaagagtttACGCCTGCGAAGCTATTGCCATTTTGGCGAACGGGGAGTTCGGAGCCATGAGGAGTGGCTGCTGCGAGCAGAGCTTGACCCAATGCGAAAAGgctgaagctcttcattGATGCTAGGTATTGGGGAATAGTTCAAAATGGTTTGAGTAGTCTTAAGGTACTTATTGTGGAAGTTTGAGGGGCCATAATCTTATCTTATATAAGAAACTTAACTATGGATGCCACCCGCTCCTGAAGGTTGTCTTGGCCAAGGTTCCAATGGACACTATAAGCTTGGTCCCAGCGTCTAAACCTACATGGGACAAGCTTCCGCTTTGATCGATATCCGTAGTTGCCGAAAATACCAAGCTGGACTGCGGCATGGGGTTGTGATCTTCTCTTGAGATCCTGGATAAGGATCGGATGATATATACCCTTGCTTCTTCCGTTGACGAATTAGTCAACTTGACATCGTGACCTCTACATTTTCCCCACGTTTTGACTCCTTTTCGCAACACGTGGGCCGTCGAGCAACTAATATgcaatcttggctttgacttgaccttggaCGGAATTACAAAATGTCATTCTAGCGTGTATCAGAGTCTCGGAGTTCAAATCTGGGCTTCCGGGACAAGGATTCATCCGTTCTTGGGAACAGCTTGGACGCGAATATAGAAGAACGCGTTAGTGCTCAAGGGCTACTAGCTTGTTTCACAGCCCTATACCTGGAATATCAACTATGTTCGCCGTGATCTCCATATACACATTAGTACTTAGGATTATAGAACATGGTAAGTATAAACTTTAATTATTGGCTTTCAttggcttgttgttggtgcttCTTTATGCAGTAAGATAGAGAATGGCTCGTTGGATTCTCATGGCAAGAGCTATGTATATAATAATCTAAGTTACCTGCTGATGTTCATAAACTGCATAGTTCAATCTAGATATACTTAGGCGTATGGAGCTTGGTCGTGGcgagagcttcttgttcatctATCCTCCTAAATTTACCATTCATTTCCTTGTCCCTTGGCATCCTCAGTGTCCTTAAATAGTTGTGGTTGGCATGTATGTTAGATGTGTTGATGCTTTAACTACTAGATCCATGATTTAACCTCTTAGATAGTCAATCGCTGTGAAACTTTTAACACTCAGGCTCTGAGACCCGCTTGGTACTCGCTTTACGTGGATTCTTGGCTGCAAATACAGCTGTCAGTTCCTCCAAGGTCCGGCCTTTGGTCTCGACAAAGAAAAAATAGATAATGGTAAACTCAAAGAGATCCCAGAACACAAAGAACACGTAGCTGTAACAATTGTTAGGGGCATATCTTATAGTATGACTTCACAGATGTACTTACAACCAGTACCGAATATTCTTCATAGCAACCGGAGCCGCGAAAGTGTTGACGAACCCTGCGCAGCCGGAGGTTATCataaacaccatcatgcCGTTTGCTCGCTGATCATCTGTCTGTGTCAGTGATTGATCATGCCAGGCCAGGAGGAACTTACTAGCTAAAACCTCTGCTGGATAAATGGGCTGCATTGGAGTGAATCCAACAGCAAAGACAACGCCGAAAATAAAGATGAACGCAATgcttgctgagcttgagggtGTGCTGCCAGATCGCTCATACTCAGCTGCTGTAGCGGCAACGATAGCGAGCGCGATGGACATGCCCAGACACgagctcatcagcatcttgcGTCTTCCAACAATATCGTGGAGACGAGCTTCATGCATCTTTGTCAGCGAGACATGTTGCCCATTTTCACTGATTTCACATACCTCCAATTGTAGCAGCGACCCATCCGGAGAGTGCATAGAACGCATTCAGCAAAAGAACCATGTTCGTAGAAGTAATCCCGACGttctccaccatcaacggCAGATAATAACTCGAAACGTTGTTGCCTGAGAACTGACCGAACCAAGACATGGCGATGACAAGCATAAGTCGATATCGGCGAGCGCGAGTCTTGTAAAGGCTTCGCAAGTCGAAACAAGCCCACCGGGAACGGCCTTGAACTTCAACGAGCGAATCGTGGATCTCTTGCATTTCGATAGCGACGATTGGGTGCTCGGCGTCGCCGTTTGCGTGATGCTCGATGATAAACTTGCGAGCTGCTTCGTTTCTTCCTTGAGCAACCTGCCATCTCGGACTCTCGGGCAACATCCAGCTACCGAGGACAACGAGCCCGGGACAGAGCATCTGCAGCCAGAGGGGGAGACGCCACTTGATGTTGCCGCTCAAATGAAGGTTCGCACCGTACATTGCTAGTAGCTAGTAAGCCATATTGATCAATTGTAGTTGAAGACGGGGTAAACTATACTGAATGTTGCAATGATGCTTCCCATATAGTACAAAGTGTTATATGTTCCCGCCACAGTAGCTCGCTGTAGAGGAGGAGCAATCTCGACGAGAAGCATCGGCGCAGCGACGGTGTTGATAGTCGaaaagaagctgaggagaaATCTGGCGGCGATAAAAGACGACAAAGTCGGGGCTACGGCAGTAAAGATCGCAGATACACAGATGAGGAACGAGCTGATAGCGAGGGTCAACCTGCGGCCCTTCCAGTCGCATATCCAGGTGAACAAAGCACCCGACATCTGTCCGATCTGGAAAATGGAGAACACCAAGCCAGTTGAAGTCGACCCAGTATCACCCAGTCCGTAGTATTCCTGATACTCTGAG
This region of Fusarium verticillioides 7600 chromosome 3, whole genome shotgun sequence genomic DNA includes:
- a CDS encoding hypothetical protein (At least one base has a quality score < 10): MKSFSLFALGQALLAAATPHGSELPVRQNGNSFAGVNSFFLHAFKQQDRLEVLDAIKNANLKVLRIFISATGQNAKNTGSIAMPDIEPQTVGVWDDTQLKAIDQLMVEAQARGIKLTIAIHDRYQLGCWGSDAYVYKYKLPAVDCNTQPASANNVEFWYSDKNCISDFQNRIRHVLEHKNTLISGSPAWKDLNSHIFAFNIQNEGQGHLNNNVPPHPSWWCDRAGFMRGIMGSSKVLISTGGGNEFPNSDVAENWACKALDLVTIHSYSGVNEFKNKGPVALQHAKSANKLMLFEEFGATGSSKSTTVGQHIDVFNGLGVPWMPWQISKPGNKANDYEFWTDEATYGVVKDGSNGALAKAAAQTWSI